One genomic window of Cannabis sativa cultivar Pink pepper isolate KNU-18-1 chromosome 2, ASM2916894v1, whole genome shotgun sequence includes the following:
- the LOC133035042 gene encoding nicotianamine synthase-like — translation MSLQHKNHVEEDVIINNLVTKICDLYSQISSLESLKPSKDVDTLFTELVHTCIPPCPKFDIDHLPKRVQNIRSNLIRLCGEAEGLLESHFSTILASYKNPLNNLKVFPYYNNYLKLGHLEYQILSQHLNNKQPKKIAFVGSGPLPLTSIVLASNHLTKTTFHNYDIDVSANSKASALMVNDDDLSTRMVFKSTDVMDVTSELSQYDVVFLAALVGLDKKDKVKVIEHLGKYMAPGSLLMLRSAHGARVFLYPVIDTDCDLQGFEVLSVFHPTDEIINSVVIARKHYSHNPKVLQMPSVNSSSSSLIAPFNCNCRMMIVHPNNCSHEIEAFNPLNIHGTMFEDKRS, via the coding sequence ATGTCTCTCCAGCATAAGAATCATGTTGAAGAAgatgttattattaataatttagtaactaaaatATGTGATTTGTACTCACAAATCTCAAGCCTCGAGAGTCTAAAGCCTTCAAAAGATGTCGACACTCTCTTCACTGAATTAGTCCACACATGTATACCACCTTGCCCAAAATTTGACATTGACCACCTCCCCAAGAGGGTTCAAAACATAAGGTCTAACCTTATTAGGCTTTGTGGTGAGGCAGAGGGACTTTTGGAGTCTCATTTCTCAACCATCTTAGCCTCATACAAAAACCCACTAAACAATCTCAAAGTCTTCCCTTACTATAACAATTACCTAAAGCTTGGTCATCTCGAGTACCAAATTCTAAGCCAACATTTAAACAACAAACAACCTAAAAAAATTGCTTTCGTGGGTTCTGGTCCCCTGCCTCTCACGTCCATTGTACTGGCCTCAAATCACCTCACAAAAACCACATTCCATAACTACGACATCGATGTTTCAGCCAATTCCAAGGCGAGTGCCTTAATGGTTAACGATGATGATCTGTCCACGCGGATGGTGTTCAAAAGCACTGATGTCATGGATGTTACTAGTGAGCTGAGCCAATACGATGTCGTTTTCTTGGCTGCTCTTGTTGGTTTGGACAAGAAGGACAAAGTTAAAGTGATTGAGCATTTGGGCAAGTATATGGCTCCAGGCTCACTTCTTATGCTTAGGAGTGCTCATGGGGCTAGAGTTTTCTTGTACCCAGTTATTGATACAGATTGTGATCTACAAGGCTTTGAGGTTCTTTCTGTGTTTCATCCCACTGATGAAATTATTAACTCTGTTGTTATAGCACGAAAGCACTATTCTCATAATCCAAAGGTGTTGCAAATGCCAAGTGTcaactcctcctcctcctcattGATTGCCCCATTCAATTGTAATTGTCGCATGATGATAGTACATCCCAATAACTGCTCTCATGAGATTGAAGCTTTCAATCCTCTCAATATTCATGGTACCATGTTTGAGGACAAACGTTCGTGA